One region of Prochlorococcus marinus str. GP2 genomic DNA includes:
- a CDS encoding DUF3288 family protein, with the protein MSNEQTHPLHAIDKNIIDSLITKEKPEDYDFINIARLINRYANFPGEIEIKNDIEKILKFWKISKNDLFSKTKYIWSKSFRPSNTNKDLIGSGFDTSN; encoded by the coding sequence ATGAGTAACGAACAAACTCATCCTTTACATGCAATAGACAAAAATATCATAGATTCTCTAATAACTAAAGAAAAACCAGAAGATTATGACTTTATTAATATAGCTAGATTAATTAATCGTTATGCTAATTTCCCCGGTGAAATTGAAATTAAAAATGATATTGAAAAAATTTTAAAATTTTGGAAAATTTCTAAAAATGATCTTTTTTCTAAAACGAAATATATTTGGTCAAAAAGCTTTAGGCCCTCAAATACAAATAAAGATTTAATTGGTTCAGGTTTTGATACTTCAAATTGA
- a CDS encoding DUF1816 domain-containing protein has translation MIRNFGNKLGLAWWAKIETQQPNTIYWYGPFITKRSLKESITHFLKDLSDEGSVNIKYTLIRCKKEEPLTV, from the coding sequence TTGATTAGAAATTTTGGAAACAAACTCGGATTAGCTTGGTGGGCTAAAATTGAGACACAACAACCAAATACCATTTACTGGTATGGTCCATTTATTACTAAACGCAGCTTAAAAGAAAGCATCACTCATTTTTTGAAAGATCTTTCCGATGAAGGTTCTGTTAATATTAAATACACTCTCATACGTTGCAAAAAAGAAGAACCATTAACTGTTTGA
- a CDS encoding STAS domain-containing protein, which translates to MVFTFKGQLDAFSEKQFKTFVTNNLKNEFPFVIDLTKIDFLDSSGLGALVQTAKECKKLKLGFSVVGNSRVAQTIKLVRLGDFLNLKSSLEDALNYLKN; encoded by the coding sequence ATTGTTTTTACTTTTAAAGGCCAACTAGATGCCTTTTCAGAAAAACAATTTAAGACTTTTGTTACTAATAATTTAAAAAATGAGTTTCCCTTTGTTATTGACCTTACAAAAATTGATTTTCTAGATTCTTCAGGTCTTGGAGCTCTTGTTCAGACAGCTAAAGAATGTAAAAAATTAAAATTAGGTTTTTCAGTTGTTGGTAATTCTAGAGTAGCTCAAACTATTAAACTTGTGCGTTTGGGAGACTTTCTTAATTTAAAATCTAGTCTTGAAGATGCATTAAATTATTTGAAAAATTGA
- the yedP gene encoding mannosyl-3-phosphoglycerate phosphatase-related protein YedP gives MIENSSIWVVSDVDGTLMDHSYDLSPAKETIKKLQKLSIPVILCTSKTASEVKVIRKELNLTDPYIVENGAAIYGESLKRVNGEIILGIKYETLEEILNLISKEIDYKLTPLNNLSDQEATKLTGLVGNSLNLMRDRHWSMPFLNPPSSLEEKINICCKKFNVDIFKGNRMSHLLSTKSNKGKAINALKEYSNIHNIEIIGLGDSPNDLPLLLNSDIKIVIPGIDGPNLNLLEQLKDLEFTLASEPNGYGWKNEINKLINKRELS, from the coding sequence ATGATAGAGAATTCTTCTATTTGGGTAGTAAGTGATGTAGATGGTACTTTAATGGATCACTCATATGATTTATCACCTGCTAAAGAAACTATAAAAAAACTACAAAAATTATCTATACCCGTAATTCTTTGTACAAGCAAAACTGCTTCTGAAGTAAAAGTTATTAGAAAGGAACTTAACTTGACGGATCCTTATATTGTTGAGAATGGTGCAGCAATATATGGTGAATCTCTTAAAAGAGTAAATGGAGAAATAATTCTTGGAATAAAATACGAAACTCTTGAAGAAATCTTAAATTTGATTTCTAAAGAAATTGATTACAAACTTACTCCTCTTAATAATCTCTCTGATCAAGAAGCCACTAAGCTTACAGGTTTAGTAGGCAACTCATTGAACTTAATGCGTGATAGACACTGGAGCATGCCTTTTTTAAATCCGCCAAGTTCTTTAGAAGAGAAAATTAATATCTGTTGTAAAAAATTCAATGTTGATATTTTTAAAGGCAATAGAATGAGTCACTTATTATCTACAAAATCGAATAAAGGGAAAGCAATAAATGCTCTTAAAGAATATTCAAATATTCATAATATTGAAATTATAGGTTTAGGCGATTCTCCAAATGATTTGCCTCTACTTTTAAACTCAGATATTAAAATAGTTATCCCTGGAATAGATGGGCCTAACTTAAATTTACTAGAGCAATTAAAAGATTTGGAATTTACTTTGGCTTCTGAACCAAATGGATATGGTTGGAAAAATGAAATCAATAAACTAATAAATAAGCGAGAACTAAGTTAG
- the msrA gene encoding peptide-methionine (S)-S-oxide reductase MsrA encodes MFELIKKFMNNELPTPTNDVYSVHRILKTDFNRDPTPQEDEIIFGCGCFWGAEKCFWKLPGVVTTSVGYAGGEKRNPTYYEVCSGLTGHSEVVRVIWNKSQVDISDLLKMFWECHDPTQKNRQGNDIGTQYRSAIYYKNENNKKIILASKEQYQKQLNKNHLGVIETEIKMIDNYYYAEAYHQQYLASPGSRQYCSASPTKVKLGNFPGSNFKLKNYIWEKFNWEIDKCVLRSDNNPIKNNI; translated from the coding sequence ATGTTTGAATTAATTAAAAAATTTATGAATAATGAACTGCCAACTCCAACTAATGATGTTTATTCAGTTCATAGAATATTAAAAACAGATTTCAATAGAGATCCTACTCCCCAGGAAGATGAAATAATATTTGGATGTGGTTGCTTCTGGGGAGCCGAAAAATGCTTTTGGAAACTTCCAGGAGTTGTCACAACTTCCGTAGGTTATGCTGGTGGTGAAAAAAGAAACCCAACTTATTATGAAGTATGTAGCGGTTTAACAGGGCATTCAGAGGTTGTAAGAGTTATCTGGAATAAAAGTCAAGTAGATATAAGTGATTTATTAAAGATGTTTTGGGAATGCCATGACCCTACACAAAAAAACAGACAAGGTAATGATATAGGTACTCAATATAGGTCTGCAATATACTACAAAAATGAAAATAATAAAAAAATCATATTAGCCAGTAAAGAACAATACCAAAAACAATTAAATAAAAATCATCTTGGTGTAATTGAAACAGAAATAAAAATGATTGATAACTATTATTATGCGGAAGCGTACCATCAACAATATCTTGCATCACCAGGTAGCAGACAATATTGCTCAGCATCACCTACAAAAGTGAAGTTAGGAAATTTTCCTGGAAGTAATTTCAAATTAAAAAACTATATTTGGGAAAAATTTAATTGGGAAATTGATAAGTGTGTATTGAGATCTGATAACAATCCTATAAAAAATAACATTTAA
- a CDS encoding DUF1830 domain-containing protein, with amino-acid sequence MVEFSYKNEGCRMVVLRCIGPSNFFLERVLFPTDILTFMAPNDSRVEIWGNELYGPKLEERIRISSDNEDSTLVA; translated from the coding sequence ATGGTTGAGTTTTCTTACAAAAATGAAGGCTGTAGAATGGTTGTCTTGAGATGTATTGGTCCATCAAACTTTTTCTTAGAAAGAGTTTTATTCCCAACTGACATTCTTACTTTTATGGCCCCAAATGATTCGAGAGTTGAAATCTGGGGAAATGAATTATATGGCCCTAAGTTGGAAGAGAGAATAAGAATTTCTTCTGATAACGAAGATTCGACTTTAGTGGCTTAG
- the rlmB gene encoding 23S rRNA (guanosine(2251)-2'-O)-methyltransferase RlmB: MKNSSKNNNSKNNIKQNKKSFNSNFFPKNTSTSKNNQFFSNVSKNRGNANFDEGEKKNSNFSSFKTRKPFNKSNIEVSRNTRDIYQEQANKKNFDDWIWGKHSVFETLVSKRAINRIWCTSEIFSSEKFYILLKDLKSKGVLIEEVSWNRLSQLTLGATHQGIALQLACSKTVSLEKLINSSKNKSANPIILALDGITDPHNVGAIIRSAEAFNCKGIIIPQRRSAGLTGTVAKVAAGAIEHLPVCRVVNLNRALDEMKKNGFLVIGLSGDGQLSISNFHEKTPLVVIVGAEDKGISLLTQKKCDFLLKIPLKGKTTSLNASVAAAISLFHLTSK; the protein is encoded by the coding sequence ATGAAAAATTCATCTAAAAATAATAATTCTAAGAATAATATTAAACAAAACAAAAAAAGTTTTAATTCTAATTTTTTTCCTAAAAATACGAGTACATCTAAAAATAATCAATTTTTTAGTAATGTTTCTAAAAATAGAGGAAATGCGAATTTTGATGAAGGTGAGAAAAAGAATAGTAACTTTTCATCATTTAAAACAAGAAAACCATTTAATAAATCTAATATAGAAGTATCTAGAAATACCCGAGATATTTATCAAGAACAAGCGAATAAAAAAAATTTTGATGATTGGATATGGGGAAAACATTCAGTTTTTGAGACACTTGTGAGTAAAAGGGCAATTAATAGGATTTGGTGCACATCTGAAATTTTTTCTTCAGAAAAATTCTATATTTTACTTAAAGACCTTAAATCAAAAGGAGTCTTGATTGAAGAGGTTTCATGGAACAGACTTTCGCAATTGACTTTAGGCGCTACACATCAAGGCATTGCCTTGCAGTTGGCATGTTCTAAAACAGTATCATTAGAAAAATTAATCAATTCATCTAAGAATAAATCTGCTAATCCTATTATTCTTGCCTTAGACGGAATAACCGATCCACACAATGTTGGAGCAATTATAAGATCAGCAGAAGCATTTAATTGTAAGGGTATTATTATTCCTCAAAGAAGATCCGCTGGATTAACAGGAACAGTTGCCAAGGTTGCAGCAGGGGCTATAGAGCACTTGCCAGTTTGTAGAGTTGTTAATTTAAATAGGGCATTGGATGAAATGAAAAAAAATGGATTTCTTGTTATTGGATTATCAGGTGATGGTCAATTATCTATTTCAAATTTTCATGAAAAGACTCCTTTGGTTGTAATAGTCGGAGCTGAAGATAAAGGTATTTCTTTGCTTACCCAAAAAAAATGTGATTTTCTATTAAAGATTCCTCTTAAAGGAAAAACAACAAGTTTAAATGCCTCTGTGGCAGCAGCAATATCTCTCTTTCATCTAACAAGTAAATAA
- the trpD gene encoding anthranilate phosphoribosyltransferase: MSSDLSNAKILNILLEGGNLDNSTSRLLMQRWLNDEISAVQTGAFLSALRAKGCTGLELSSMAEELLNVCDLPVARPNLYLVDTCGTGGDGANTFNISTAVAFVASSCGVKIAKHGNKSASGKVGSADVLLNLGLNLNSSLEKVISAVNEIGITFLFAPVWHKSLIKLAPLRKDLGIRTVFNQLGPLVNPLRPNAQVLGVASEDLLEPMGSALLKMGMNRVIVVHGSGGLDEASLQGDNKLVFVENGKLRFSKINISDFNYENFSNDKLVVSNRDTNEDILKSVLDGSGQKSHKHVVALNASLVLWAAGIEDDLHEGFNKALLTINKGNPWKKFLQLKNYLSTD; this comes from the coding sequence ATGTCTTCTGACCTATCGAACGCAAAAATCCTAAATATTTTATTAGAAGGGGGTAACCTTGATAATTCAACCTCAAGGTTGTTAATGCAAAGGTGGCTAAATGATGAAATTTCTGCTGTACAAACAGGTGCCTTTTTGAGTGCTTTGAGAGCCAAAGGTTGTACAGGATTAGAATTATCTTCTATGGCTGAGGAACTTTTAAATGTTTGTGACTTGCCCGTCGCAAGACCAAATTTGTATTTGGTAGATACTTGTGGAACTGGAGGTGATGGCGCTAATACATTTAATATTTCTACTGCAGTGGCATTTGTAGCTTCATCATGTGGTGTAAAAATTGCAAAACATGGAAATAAAAGTGCGAGTGGAAAAGTTGGTTCAGCTGATGTTTTATTGAATCTTGGTTTAAATCTAAATTCTTCATTAGAAAAAGTTATTTCTGCTGTTAATGAAATTGGAATAACTTTTTTGTTTGCACCTGTTTGGCATAAATCTTTAATAAAACTTGCTCCATTAAGAAAAGATCTTGGAATAAGAACTGTATTTAATCAACTTGGTCCATTAGTTAACCCTTTAAGGCCTAATGCGCAAGTATTAGGTGTTGCTTCTGAAGATCTTTTGGAACCTATGGGAAGCGCACTATTAAAAATGGGGATGAATAGAGTGATAGTAGTTCATGGTTCAGGGGGCCTTGATGAAGCTTCACTTCAAGGAGATAACAAACTTGTGTTTGTTGAAAATGGTAAATTGCGATTTTCAAAAATAAATATTTCAGATTTTAATTATGAAAATTTTTCAAATGATAAACTTGTTGTCTCCAATCGTGACACAAACGAAGATATTCTAAAGTCTGTTTTAGATGGTTCTGGGCAAAAATCACATAAGCATGTCGTTGCTTTGAATGCTTCATTAGTTCTTTGGGCTGCTGGAATTGAGGATGATTTACATGAAGGCTTTAATAAAGCCTTACTTACAATCAATAAAGGAAATCCATGGAAAAAATTTTTGCAATTAAAAAATTATTTATCCACAGATTAA
- a CDS encoding undecaprenyl-diphosphate phosphatase has product MEYLRFILYGLIQGLTEFIPVSSTAHLKVISIFFRIDDPGASISAIIQFGSVLSLLWYFRKDYFRLRSKSLKRFISFSLHARLLRSIFIGTIPITLLGGTIKIFAPYFFDKIFRSNLSIALFSLFMAIFMFIADTSEKGSINLKNHKYFDSFLIGFSQALAIIPGVSRSGITISTGLITGWERRDAAKFSFLLGIPAITFAAIVEFISSFNEFSSLSFFPVIVGLITTFLSSLLAIDFLLKFFSSNGLKLFIIYRIVFSVVILLNL; this is encoded by the coding sequence TTGGAATATTTAAGATTCATTCTGTATGGCTTAATTCAAGGTTTAACAGAATTTATTCCTGTAAGTAGTACTGCTCATTTAAAAGTAATATCTATTTTTTTTCGAATTGATGATCCTGGTGCCTCTATTTCCGCAATAATTCAATTTGGAAGTGTTTTATCACTACTTTGGTATTTTAGAAAAGATTATTTTAGATTAAGAAGTAAATCTTTAAAAAGATTTATTAGTTTTTCATTACATGCAAGATTATTGAGGTCAATTTTTATTGGTACTATTCCAATTACTTTGCTGGGTGGGACCATAAAAATATTTGCTCCTTATTTTTTTGATAAGATTTTTCGTTCAAATTTGTCTATAGCTTTATTTTCTTTATTTATGGCTATTTTTATGTTCATAGCTGATACTTCAGAAAAAGGTTCTATTAATTTAAAAAATCATAAATACTTTGATAGTTTTTTGATTGGTTTTTCTCAAGCCTTAGCTATTATTCCAGGTGTCTCAAGATCTGGTATTACAATTTCTACAGGCCTGATAACAGGTTGGGAAAGAAGGGATGCTGCAAAATTTTCCTTTCTTTTAGGAATTCCAGCTATCACTTTTGCTGCTATTGTTGAATTTATTTCTTCGTTTAATGAATTCTCTTCATTAAGTTTTTTCCCTGTAATAGTTGGTCTTATTACGACATTTTTATCTTCTTTATTAGCTATAGATTTCTTACTAAAGTTTTTTTCTTCAAACGGTTTGAAATTATTTATTATTTACCGTATTGTTTTTAGTGTTGTAATTCTTTTGAATTTATAA
- the carA gene encoding glutamine-hydrolyzing carbamoyl-phosphate synthase small subunit, with protein MINTYKKNAKLVLSNGIIFPGYSFGAPGSAVGEIVFNTGMTGYQEVITDPSYYGQILTFTYPEIGNTGINHEDSESSINVRGIIVRNYSTNNSNWRSQKNFNQWLVEKNIVGLYGIDTRALVKILRSNGSMNGVITSEDKTLDSCLKIICETPKMEGSNLSKIVSTSQQYFWQNTTETDFDVRKKYSDKTNKLKVVAIDFGIKKSILNRLVSHGCEILVLPSRSSLSEVLSNKPDGIFFSNGPGDPSSVTEGIDLAKSLIEYGEIPMFGICLGHQIFGLALGGSTYKLPFGHRGLNHPCGQNNQIEITSQNHGFAIDPNSLPKDIVKITHYNLNDTTVAGLEVINKPIFSVQYHPEAGPGPHDSDYLFKKFVSQMLDRC; from the coding sequence ATGATTAATACCTATAAGAAAAATGCAAAATTAGTTTTAAGTAATGGTATTATTTTCCCTGGATATTCATTTGGAGCTCCCGGTAGTGCAGTTGGCGAAATAGTCTTTAATACTGGCATGACTGGATATCAGGAGGTTATTACTGATCCAAGTTATTACGGACAAATATTAACTTTCACTTATCCAGAAATTGGAAATACTGGGATTAATCATGAAGATTCAGAATCAAGTATTAATGTTAGAGGTATAATTGTTAGAAATTATTCAACAAATAATAGTAATTGGAGATCTCAAAAGAATTTTAATCAATGGTTAGTTGAAAAAAATATAGTTGGTCTTTATGGAATTGATACTAGGGCTCTCGTTAAAATTTTAAGATCCAATGGCTCGATGAATGGAGTTATTACCTCTGAAGACAAAACTCTTGATAGCTGTTTAAAGATAATCTGTGAAACGCCAAAAATGGAGGGTTCAAATTTATCAAAAATAGTTTCAACAAGCCAACAATATTTTTGGCAAAATACGACAGAAACGGATTTTGATGTTAGAAAAAAATATTCGGATAAGACTAATAAATTAAAAGTTGTTGCGATTGATTTTGGTATAAAAAAATCAATTTTAAATAGGTTAGTCTCTCATGGTTGTGAAATTTTAGTTTTACCTTCCCGATCTTCTTTAAGCGAAGTTCTATCTAATAAGCCTGATGGTATATTCTTCTCAAATGGCCCAGGGGATCCTTCATCTGTTACTGAAGGTATAGATTTAGCAAAATCACTTATTGAGTATGGAGAAATACCTATGTTTGGTATATGTTTGGGTCATCAAATATTTGGATTAGCATTAGGCGGTTCAACTTATAAACTCCCTTTCGGACATCGTGGATTAAATCATCCTTGTGGACAGAATAATCAAATCGAGATAACTAGTCAGAATCATGGTTTTGCAATTGACCCTAATTCTCTTCCAAAGGACATAGTCAAAATAACTCACTACAATCTTAACGATACTACAGTTGCAGGATTAGAGGTCATTAATAAGCCAATATTTAGTGTCCAATATCATCCAGAAGCGGGACCTGGTCCGCATGATTCAGATTATTTATTTAAAAAATTTGTTTCTCAAATGTTAGATAGATGTTGA
- a CDS encoding ABC transporter ATP-binding protein: MKNLKFKVISKYLKPYKKEFFIGALALLIVNILSVVIPLEVKNIIDQLQKGFSSEFVISKSFLLIFLATCMGLIRLFSRQIVFGIGRKVEVNLRQKLFDHLLIQDPEWIQKKGSGDIISRATSDVENIRRLLGFTVLSLCNIVLAYSFTIPSMFAINKTLTISALIIFPVILGIVSLFGGRMVSQRKSQQESLSKLSDLIQEDLSGISAIKIYSQENSEKKEFNIYNNAYRNSAIKLARTASTLFPLLQGISSISLLILLGLGTFQLDSGFISIGGLVALILYVERLVFPTALLGFTLNTFQLGQVSLDRVEEIFQNHPNIVDGANSKFLKRKIKGSLEARDLTIKYPGSLFNSLNGLNFKIHPGELIAIVGPVGCGKTTLARALGRTIEIPQDQLFLDEIDVKNIKLGDLRKNISIVPQEAFLFTSTISENLRFGEPKASNGLVKKSAKKAGLIDDVNNFPQKFQTIVGERGITLSGGQRQRTALGRALLVNSPIIVLDDALASVDNKTAARIIGEIRDRKNKTIIMISHQLSVAATCDRVLVMDNGEIVQEGNHNDLVKEEGLYKKLWERELAANIVKS, from the coding sequence ATGAAAAATTTAAAATTTAAAGTTATATCAAAATACCTTAAACCTTACAAAAAAGAATTTTTTATAGGAGCTCTAGCTCTACTGATAGTTAATATTTTAAGCGTTGTAATCCCTTTAGAAGTAAAAAATATAATAGACCAATTACAAAAAGGTTTCTCTTCTGAATTTGTAATTTCTAAATCTTTTCTTTTAATTTTTTTAGCAACTTGTATGGGTTTAATAAGATTATTTTCAAGGCAAATTGTATTCGGAATAGGTAGAAAGGTTGAGGTAAATCTTCGACAGAAACTTTTCGATCATTTGCTTATTCAAGATCCAGAATGGATACAAAAAAAAGGAAGTGGAGACATTATTAGTAGAGCTACAAGCGATGTTGAAAATATAAGAAGACTTCTTGGCTTTACAGTTTTAAGTTTATGCAACATTGTTTTAGCTTACTCATTCACTATCCCCTCGATGTTTGCAATAAACAAAACACTAACAATTTCAGCCTTAATTATATTTCCAGTAATACTTGGAATTGTAAGTTTATTCGGCGGAAGAATGGTGAGTCAAAGAAAATCTCAACAAGAATCATTATCCAAACTTAGTGATTTAATACAAGAAGATCTTTCTGGAATAAGCGCTATCAAAATATATTCACAAGAAAATTCTGAGAAGAAAGAGTTTAATATCTACAATAATGCCTATCGGAATTCGGCTATAAAACTTGCCAGAACAGCTAGTACGTTATTCCCGTTGCTGCAAGGTATTTCCTCAATTTCATTATTAATCTTATTAGGATTAGGAACCTTTCAACTGGATAGTGGATTTATTTCAATAGGTGGTTTAGTAGCCTTAATACTTTATGTTGAAAGACTAGTTTTTCCTACAGCTCTCTTGGGTTTTACATTGAATACTTTTCAACTGGGTCAAGTGAGTTTAGATCGTGTTGAAGAAATCTTTCAAAACCATCCAAATATAGTTGATGGAGCGAATTCCAAATTTTTAAAAAGAAAGATAAAAGGTTCCTTAGAAGCTAGAGATTTAACTATAAAATATCCAGGATCATTATTTAATTCGTTAAATGGTCTGAATTTTAAAATTCATCCTGGAGAACTTATTGCAATAGTTGGACCTGTAGGTTGTGGTAAAACTACGTTAGCAAGGGCACTAGGGCGAACAATAGAAATCCCACAAGATCAATTGTTCTTAGATGAAATTGATGTAAAAAATATTAAATTAGGAGATCTTAGAAAAAATATTTCGATTGTCCCACAAGAAGCATTTTTATTTACATCTACAATCTCAGAAAACCTACGTTTTGGAGAACCAAAAGCATCTAATGGACTAGTTAAAAAAAGCGCTAAAAAAGCTGGTTTGATTGATGATGTAAATAATTTTCCTCAAAAATTTCAAACGATTGTTGGTGAAAGAGGTATTACCCTAAGTGGTGGACAAAGACAAAGAACAGCCCTCGGGAGAGCATTACTTGTAAACTCTCCTATTATCGTTCTTGATGATGCTTTAGCAAGTGTAGATAATAAAACAGCAGCTCGAATTATAGGTGAAATACGAGATAGAAAAAATAAAACAATTATAATGATAAGTCACCAATTATCTGTTGCTGCAACTTGTGACAGGGTTTTAGTAATGGACAATGGAGAAATAGTTCAAGAGGGTAATCACAATGACCTAGTAAAAGAGGAAGGACTTTATAAAAAACTTTGGGAGAGAGAACTTGCTGCTAATATTGTTAAAAGCTAG
- a CDS encoding Mini-ribonuclease 3, producing the protein MNYWIQNLDPYGSPEEIGVIQLAWLGDSVWELHQRLRYVHFPLKSKDLHLSVVQEVKANTQSKSLAEIEHLLSANEIDLIRRARNKSKRCPKSTDPAVYSRATGFETLIGWLFLKDPKRLSILFEYLEVNMKS; encoded by the coding sequence TTGAATTATTGGATTCAAAATTTAGACCCATATGGATCTCCTGAAGAAATAGGTGTTATACAACTTGCTTGGCTTGGAGATTCAGTTTGGGAACTTCATCAAAGATTAAGGTATGTACATTTTCCTTTGAAATCAAAAGATCTTCATTTATCAGTTGTACAAGAGGTAAAAGCTAATACTCAATCAAAATCATTAGCAGAAATTGAACATTTATTAAGTGCCAATGAAATTGATTTAATTAGACGTGCTAGAAACAAATCAAAAAGATGCCCAAAGTCCACGGATCCTGCCGTATACTCAAGGGCAACTGGTTTTGAAACCCTCATTGGTTGGCTATTTCTTAAAGATCCCAAAAGACTATCAATTCTTTTTGAGTATCTTGAAGTAAATATGAAATCATGA
- a CDS encoding kinase has product MKDLDINFPLDKFEKLIIDIGWESLDDWFNFWNNKRNILSIDQYWNNKVNDDWIWGLALPLLSQAYKFQNNFSDRKIIGISALPGTGKTTLGKWLEAISLKLNFKIAVISIDDFYLPSNEMKLAIKNNPWNVSRGFPGSHSVKLMHEKLLNWKITGELNVPVFDKSLRNGLGDRSHWRLDNPDLLILEGWFLGVKPYSIDTNYRPINTTNLSLHESSYVLKIQNNLKEYLDIWTLIDNIWHLKPLKIEYMNIWKTNQEKEMFLKKGNALIDEKLSNFLRMLNVSIPHKSFDVIKSYALLLIDQERNLVESGLNL; this is encoded by the coding sequence ATGAAAGATTTAGATATTAATTTTCCTCTTGATAAATTTGAAAAATTAATTATTGATATTGGTTGGGAATCCTTGGATGATTGGTTCAATTTTTGGAATAATAAAAGAAACATTCTTTCAATTGATCAATATTGGAACAATAAAGTAAATGATGATTGGATTTGGGGTTTGGCTTTACCTCTTTTATCTCAGGCTTATAAATTTCAAAACAATTTTTCTGATAGAAAAATTATTGGGATCTCGGCTTTGCCTGGGACAGGTAAAACAACACTAGGTAAATGGCTCGAAGCTATATCGTTAAAATTAAACTTCAAAATTGCGGTTATTTCTATTGACGACTTTTATCTTCCGTCAAATGAAATGAAATTAGCAATTAAGAATAACCCTTGGAATGTTTCAAGAGGGTTTCCTGGAAGTCATTCAGTAAAATTAATGCATGAAAAATTATTAAATTGGAAGATAACTGGAGAATTAAATGTACCCGTTTTCGATAAATCTTTAAGAAATGGTTTGGGAGATAGATCTCATTGGAGATTAGATAATCCTGATTTATTAATTCTTGAGGGATGGTTTTTGGGAGTAAAACCTTATTCTATTGACACAAATTATCGACCAATAAATACAACAAATTTGAGTCTTCATGAATCATCTTATGTATTAAAAATTCAAAATAACTTAAAAGAATATTTAGATATTTGGACTTTAATAGACAATATTTGGCACTTAAAGCCATTGAAGATTGAATACATGAATATATGGAAAACAAATCAGGAAAAAGAAATGTTTTTAAAGAAAGGTAACGCCCTTATAGATGAAAAATTATCTAATTTCTTGAGAATGCTTAATGTCTCCATTCCTCATAAAAGCTTTGATGTTATAAAATCCTACGCGCTTTTATTAATTGATCAAGAAAGAAATTTAGTTGAGTCAGGATTGAATTTGTAG